A region of Epinephelus fuscoguttatus linkage group LG1, E.fuscoguttatus.final_Chr_v1 DNA encodes the following proteins:
- the avpr2b.1 gene encoding vasopressin V1b receptor produces the protein MDWFIVNMSNISLESVLPGDEPRDERLAKIEIAILSIIFITAGILNFGLLLVLWKRRKQLSRMRVFVFHLCVADLVVTFFQVCPQLIWDITDRFVGPDILCRAVKYLQVVGMFASTYMIVVMTIDRYQAICNPMVTFQKRRARWNGPVCAAWFVSLIGSLPQLFIFSRVEVAPGVYDCWAQFIKPWGPRAYVTWTTLVIFVLPILMVIVCQVRICRTVRINFHMKTQHVAEAASKSLSSRASSVAGVSKARVKTVKMTVVIVLAYIICWAPFFTAQLWSVWDVVPPTQTATFTILMLLASLNSCANPCIYLLFSGKLPKSLMALMCDGQPDMKESIQEDATMVSSLYISLKSISDCK, from the exons ATGGATTGGTTCATTGTAAACATGAGTAACATCAGTTTGGAGAGCGTGCTACCTGGGGATGAGCCGCGAGATGAGCGCTTGGCTAAAATAGAAATAGCTATTCTgtccatcatcttcatcactgcAGGAATCCTAAACTTCGGGCTCTTGTTGGTGCTGTGGAAGCGGAGGAAGCAGCTCTCCAGGATGCGCGTCTTTGTTTTCCACCTGTGCGTCGCCGACCTGGTGGTCACATTCTTCCAAGTTTGTCCGCAGCTCATATGGGACATCACGGACAGATTCGTCGGGCCAGATATATTGTGTCGCGCAGTGAAGTACCTGCAGGTGGTCGGGATGTTTGCCTCAACTTATATGATCGTAGTGATGACGATAGACCGATATCAAGCCATCTGCAACCCCATGGTGACTTTCCAGAAGCGCAGGGCGCGCTGGAACGGTCCGGTGTGCGCCGCCTGGTTTGTCTCTCTCATCGGCAGCCTCCCGCAGCTCTTCATCTTCTCCCGGGTCGAGGTCGCTCCCGGTGTATACGACTGCTGGGCGCAGTTCATCAAACCGTGGGGACCGAGAGCCTACGTGACCTGGACGACTCTCGTGATATTCGTCCTGCCTATTCTCATGGTGATCGTGTGCCAGGTGCGCATCTGCCGCACCGTGCGCATCAACTTTCACATGAAGACACAGCACGTCGCAGAAGCGGCCAGTAAGTCGCTGTCCTCCAGGGCCAGCAGCGTGGCAGGGGTGTCCAAGGCGAGGGTGAAGACGGTGAAGATGACCGTGGTCATCGTGCTCGCTTACATCATCTGCTGGGCGCCTTTCTTCACCGCGCAGCTCTGGTCTGTCTGGGACGTTGTGCCGCCCACTCAGA ctgcaacCTTCACCATCTTGATGCTTCTGGCCAGTCTCAACAGCTGTGCGAACCCCTGCATTTACTTGCTGTTCAGCGGGAAGCTGCCCAAGTCGCTCATGGCCCTGATGTGTGACGGTCAGCCTGATATGAAGGAGTCCATCCAGGAAGACGCCACCATGGTCAGCTCCCTGTACATCAGCCTTAAGAGTATATCGGACTGCAAATAA